The nucleotide window GATTTTCCTGCGTGGATTTGATACTGGCCAATACTGTGCCCATTCAGATTTCGGATGCTCTTAACTGCCAATGACAACATTGGTCAGAATTCTCAATCCAATAGAGACTCCTGCTAATTAAATTACTTCGCTTATCGACATATAAGGTCCTTTTCTCCATGCTCCGATGCCATGACGTTGGTCTTAACAAAACAAAGTAGGAAGTAAATGTTTTTTCTAGCTATCATACTTCTCAGATATCGTACCTTGGAATACCTTCCCGTTGATTTCAACCTCATAGGATTCCATAACCTCTTGAATTGCAGCACCGACATCACAAAGGCGTACGTCAATTCCCGCTTCCTACATAAAAAAATCAAGCCATGAATGCTCCCGAAAACTTATCAATGCTTCCAATAAACTAGAAGCCCTTTTGGGTGAAAACTCCCAATTTTCCATAATTTTATTTCCTATTTAAACAATATTCACCTTTATGCCAGTATTAGTGGCTTCTCGTGAAGCCTCAAGCAGTGGATCAAACATAGGATTGAAAGCCACAGTAAATGCACAATCCACAATACGTCCTGCAAGAAACAACAGGTTAAACCATCACCTCGTTACTAAAATTGCTAACAATGAGAGTGTgtgagttaataaagcttagaACAAACTGTTTCAATGCACGAAGGACCATAGCATGGTCTTGGTCGTGAGGGATGAATTAATATGGCTAGATAAGGAGGATTGTACAATGACGAGGTAATAGGACAATGGTGAAATACAATCTGCACATGCGCCGGCCTGTTATCATTTGTCACTGTACTATAGACAACTCACCAAAAGTAGACAAAATCATATATCAACACGCGTGACTCGCAACAAAAACTACGTCATAGAAGGTGATAACATCCTCTTTCCCATGTTTTTTGAATAAGAACCAGCAGCTCACGAcaagccgagggtctatcggaaacagcATCTCTACCttctaccctccctagaccccacttgtgggattacattgaACACTGACAGATAGAGCAAGTGAAAGGAGGAAGATAATCCCTCCAGATGGATTGTTAAAACAATATGAAAGCTCCATACAGATGTCAATCTTCTTGGGCCGGACGTCTATTGGAAACAGCCTCTCCAcctcccaaggtaggggtaaggtctgcgtacacacTACAATCCTGAGACCtaacttgtgggattacaccgGTTATGTTGTTGTTAATGTAGATGCCAATCACTTCTATGAAAATGCGGTTCTTTTCGTACTCCACTACGAGGCACTGGATATAACATGACAGGAGCTACTGTACCAATTtccaaaccaaaaaacaaaCAATTTGAGACATAAGGAGATAATGAGACTAAtaccataaaccataaaatcACATACCAAAAGCACCTTAATGTCTAACACAGTTACACAGATGAGGAATTTTATAATATTACCATCAATATGGGTTCCAAAGTCCAACTTCATCACATCATCATACTGAAGCACAGTTTTATCTCCTGAATTGGGGGTCCAATGAGCTGCGACCCTGCaatgagaaagagaaaaagattgacaaattaaaaaaaaaaaaaagcaagcaCAGGAAAGAGAATGTGAACATGAAATAGGTCACTGCTAGATTCTGTTTTAAGATACCGTCCATTGACAACACTCTAAATCATGCTACCATTAGTATCACATTTTTTTAGTAGATCAAAATGAGTCTCAACTCTCACATTTAACAGCCAAAAGGACAAGAAAAAAGTTGCATTACCAGTTCAATGAGCACCCTGTTGGGAATGCAATGCCAGCTTGAAGACCATTCTCTGATATCAATTTGCGAACCATATTCTCCAAAGTCTCACACAGGTCAATCATTAACATGCCAGGCTTAGCAATTTGCCTGATGAATTTCCGAACCTGATGGTTggaattaaagaaaaagaaaatggataCGTAATGTAATTGACAATTGAAGTTTTAATCCACAAGAAACTTAAATATTGACTGTCTTACAACTATGTTGGTAAGAAAACAGACAGCATGTATGGATATAGGTACTGACCTGACGATGAACTTCTGCTGCTTGACGGACAGAATTATAAGTAGGCTTTTCCAGGCGCTCCAATTCCCTCTTTTCCTCAGATGTAGTCCTCCACAAGTTACTGCATTGACAACCAAACAGAAATCACCCCAATACTCTAATTTAAATAGACAACATGTAGTTGAAGTTTTAAGAGTGAAGGATAAAGGAACATCAGACTTTTTCTTTGAAGTGCTCAATAGATTTCAATATTAGTCAAAGCTCTAAACTTAAAGCCCAATGGAATGGCTCCAAATAACAATGGATAATAAATTCAAGTGTACGTACTCATCTTTGTATTGTTGAATTTCACCCTCTGGAAATTCACCAGAAGGATAAAGCTCAGCTACGGGAATAGAAGGTGGATCAGTTTGCTGAGGTGGCTCCTTTTTTTTCCTGCATTTGCAAAGAAAGAAATGCAACATGACTCTAAGGAAAAGCACAAGAGAGATTCTTAAGTTGGAGAAGTTctcacttgctcttatttttcttcttcttcttctttgcagCTTCTgtaaaatcacaaataaaaggCACAGGTATTAGAGGCAACCAAATGGATCTAGTACTAAAGGGAAATGAGGGCAGGGGCCAGGTTATGAAAAAAGATCACAGAATCTTACAACTGACTTCAAGCAGAGGACTAGCAAAACAAAATACATGTCCTTTCCCTAGAACCAAAGTATGACAAGTTCAAcacattttcttatttaaatttgtgtGGCTAACACATTAGCTTGAATATCAAATCTCCATTTAGCAGAAGTTAGTTCCATCAGAACTGCACCTTCTATCTAATGCAAGTTTACATTTGAGTGGAAAAGCATTAGCTTGAATATTGATTTTCAGACATTTTCCATCAGACTGGACCCTACTATCCAATTAAACTTTTACATCGTTAAAGAGCGCTACATCCATGAGGGTTGGTTTTCATCccaaatgaaaatgaaaagaatgggtAGTGAAAGACCAACATCTTGTTTCATGAATTCTAGACTTGTAATTGAACAGCTCTTGTCTATTAGTATATGCATGAAAACGTTCAGCACATTATCTAAAGTAACTTTTTGATGATCTTCTGAATTATCAAGAGTCCAAGTAGTTCAGCATTTTACAAGTCTGTGCATGGATTTTCTTTTCGCTTTCTTCTTTTGCCACTTCTACCTTCAATTGCATCTAAACATTCTTTGGTTTTTACTTTTTACTGTTTTAATAGGTTATGGCATCTAAACATTCTCAGCTGTTCGGTGAAAGACATCTGATAATTCTTCCAGTTTAACGTCGAACCATGTTTACAATAAATCCCAGAAGACAAAATTCTTCCCATTTCAAGTCTTCCAAGTTCCGCCACTCCAGATGAAGTGAATGTGCAACTGCATTAATCTATGCAAGACTGTAAGAAAATCTTATTCGGGCTTTCAAGTGGAAAAGAaatagataaaattaaaaaataaaggaaaataagTTCCTTCCTTCGTTCATTCACAAGCAATTAAGGTCGTACTAAATTTTTAGCATTTCTCTGACTTGAAGGAGTACCTGTCGTCGGTTCATCCACTATCAAACCATCAACTTTCTCCTCAACCTCTTTTTGCAGTGAGGAAGCAGACCCATTGGCCGTTTCATTATCATCGCGAACCTCAGATGTTCCTTCTACAACAACGGAAGCAGAGTTTGGCTCTTCTTTTGCCATTATCAATGTCTACACTGCAGTGGAGAATCAAGTGTGGGGTGTTGGGAGAAGGTGTTAACAATTGCACAGCAACAAACTCAAAGAATAGTGAAGAACCTAAAGGCACACAACCAAGAAGAACGCAACAATTTCAGGATATCTATTTGTAGGAACCAGGAcgagaatttaaaaaaatattcaagggGCAACAAGAATGCAAACTGTAAGAATCATAGCATGTAGAACGATTGTACCAGTTAACACTTAACAATAAGATGGCATACAGTAACAGTTGAACTCAAAAATGACAACACAGAAAGCCCTTTGCTGAACCAGCACAAAAAAAGGGAATCTTTTATCAAGGGGCATATTGTAAAAGCAATAGCATATGGTAATATTAACAGTTAGTAACACAAATTCATATTGTAAAAGCAAAAATCCCAATTTTCAAGAATCATTAATCAAAAGACCCAACATTTACAAGAAAACTGAATAAGAGATCAACAAACTCAAAGAAAGAACGTAAATGGGTAACAATCccaattttcaagaaaaaacatTAACACGAACAAAGACACGAAGGTGATTTGCCTCAACCATAGTAGCAATTGAACTCAAAAAGGGCAAAAACCCAGACACCCTTTTGCAGAGCCAGCACTAAAAAGAAGGGAAATTTTCCAAGGGACAAGAATGAAGCATATTGAAAAAGCAACAGCATGTGGTAACTCTAACAATTAACAGCACAACTCATATTGtaaaagcaaaaaaattcaatttccaagaaaaacattaaaacaaacaaaaacatgaaGGTGATTTAGCTCAACCGATAGTAGCAATTTAACTCGAAAACAGCAAAACTCAGAAACCCCTTTGCAGAACCAGCACAAAAATTAAGGGAAATTTTTTCAAGGAACAAGAATAAAGTATATTACAAAAGCAATAGCATATGGTaacactaaggggtcgtttggtgtgagggataataccaaatagtcccgggattaaattatagtaccgcttattttgttgtttggttggcaagttcgggataacttatcccgggattaataattagtaccgggataagttatccctctctttgggtggtatagtaatcccaggataacttattccgggataaaataggtaaatgacaaaaatgtctctttcaacccttttgttatatcactttttacattaatgaagggcatttttgtaaacaaataaattgttcttaaaatttattattttgaatacaacaaaccaaacactcaataaaaaataatccaaacacaacttatcccatcataactaatcccaacataacttatcccaacataacttatcccatcataactcattttcaaaccaaacgacccctaacaGTTTACAGCACAAAATTTGTATtgtaaaagcaaaaaaaatccCAATTTTCAAGAATCAATAACCAAACTAGATTCAACAAAAAGAGCCAATCTTTTCAAGAAAACTTAAGCCAATGATAAAGATAACAAAATTCAAAGGTATAAAAGAGTAAACTTTCGTGAAACGAGAGATTAAAACACTCAAAGAAAGAACATAATGGGTAAGAATTccaattttcaag belongs to Solanum stenotomum isolate F172 chromosome 1, ASM1918654v1, whole genome shotgun sequence and includes:
- the LOC125877848 gene encoding methionine aminopeptidase 2B-like, producing the protein MAKEEPNSASVVVEGTSEVRDDNETANGSASSLQKEVEEKVDGLIVDEPTTEAAKKKKKKNKSKKKKEPPQQTDPPSIPVAELYPSGEFPEGEIQQYKDDNLWRTTSEEKRELERLEKPTYNSVRQAAEVHRQVRKFIRQIAKPGMLMIDLCETLENMVRKLISENGLQAGIAFPTGCSLNWVAAHWTPNSGDKTVLQYDDVMKLDFGTHIDGRIVDCAFTVAFNPMFDPLLEASREATNTGIKEAGIDVRLCDVGAAIQEVMESYEVEINGKVFQVKSIRNLNGHSIGQYQIHAGKSVPIVKGGEQTKMEEGEFYAIETFGSTGKGYVREDLECSHYMKNFDIGHIPLRLPRAKQLLATINKNFSTLAFCRRYLDRVGETKYLMALKNLCDAGIVQPYPPLCDNKGSYVSQFEHTILLRPTCKEVVSRGDDY